In the Dioscorea cayenensis subsp. rotundata cultivar TDr96_F1 chromosome 12, TDr96_F1_v2_PseudoChromosome.rev07_lg8_w22 25.fasta, whole genome shotgun sequence genome, one interval contains:
- the LOC120273388 gene encoding LOW QUALITY PROTEIN: uncharacterized protein LOC120273388 (The sequence of the model RefSeq protein was modified relative to this genomic sequence to represent the inferred CDS: deleted 2 bases in 2 codons) — protein MASSPTRAVVLVLLSAAGALFLLRLLPSPPPSCSCPPSLSSSSSSSVPHEDPISPSSSDLQWLKSLIKLNSLADPPSSPSGWHSLRKGINPRSRAQQLEDLVHFKGISHYEDANASSHTPLSCPPELLVEEHHSNYGEPWAGGRDVFEFLASTTSLSPSAHVLEIGCGTLRVGLHFIRHLLPSHFHCLERDDLSLHAALRYELPSHGLLHKRPLILKGDDMDFTRFGSGFEYDLIYASAVFLHMPDTLVWTGLERLARRLKPQKGRIFVSHNIKFCSRLGGDECTRRLRSLGLEYVGKHTHDSLLFNHYEIWFEFRRL, from the exons ATGGCGTCTTCTCCGACGAGGGCAGTCGTCCTTGTTCTTCTCTCCGCCGCCGGTGCCCTCTTCCTTCTCCGCCTCCTCCCTTCCCCTCCCCCTTCCTGCTCCTGCCCTCCttctctctcctcctcctcctcctcctccgtcCCCCATGAAGACCCCATCTCCCCCTCCTCCTCCGACCTCCAATGGCTCAAATCCCTAATCAAACTCAACTCCCTCGCTGATCCTCCCTCCTCTCCGTCCGGCTGGCACTCCCTTCGCAAGGGCATCAATCCCCGCTCCCGCGCCCAGCAGCTCGAGGATCTCGTTCACTTCAAGGGCATCTCCCACTATGAGGACGCCAACGCATCCTCCCACACTCCTCTCTCTTGCCCGCCTGAGCTCTTGGTCGAGGAGCACCATTCCAACTATGGCGAACCCTGGGCCGGTGGCCGCGATGTCTTCGAGTTCCTCGCTTCTACCACTTCCCTTTCCCCCTCCGCCCACGTCCTCGAGATCGGCTGCGGCACTCTCCGCGTTGGCCTCCACTTCATCCGCCACCTCCTCCCTTCCCATTTCCACTGCCTCGAGCGTGACGACCTCTCCCTCCATGCCGCTCTCCGCTATGAGCTCCCCTCCCATGGCCTTCTCCATAAACGT CCCTTGATCTTGAAGGGCGATGACATGGATTTCACTAGGTTTGGCTCAGGTTTTGAGTATGATTTGATCTATGCCAGCGCTGTTTTCTTGCATATGCCGGACACGCTGGTGTGGACG GGGTTGGAGAGGCTTGCCAGGAGGTTGAAGCCTCAGAAAGGCAGGATTTTTGTTTCTCATAATATTAAGTTCTGTTCGAGATTGGGAGGGGATGAGTGTACCAGGAGGCTTCGGAGCCTGGGGTTGGAGTATGTTGGGAAGCACACTCATGATAGTTTGCTCTTCAATCACTATGAGATCTGGTTTGAGTTCCGGAGACTGTAA
- the LOC120273099 gene encoding rRNA-processing protein FYV7 gives MKSNREFHKNEGDEVLQMGNRSNAHKYKKTNRKRNEKRLGGRGLSLEAFANAKSGPSGYNPSIIKKQREFYRNAKFVSKYKKLVQDQSQSGNHLSLAPKLEDDDEGENEMDLSNRRNNKKNKKKNNLQSVREEFEKKQAEKEKARMEKEALMQAKKEERARAEAKRKTLRENMFKRTRSGQPVMKYRVSHLLEGITENSLN, from the exons ATGAAGTCCAACCGTGAGTTCCACAAGAATGAAGGTGATGAGGTGTTGCAGATGGGGAACAGGAGCAATGCCCATAAATATAAGAAGACAAATAGGAAGCGCAATGAGAAGCGATTGGGTGGAAGAGGCCTCTCACTGGAGGCATTTGCTAATGCCAAGTCTGGACCCTCAGGATACAATCCTTCAATCATCA aaaaacaaagagagtTTTACCGAAATGCAAAATTTGTAAGCAAATACAAGAAGTTAGTCCAGGACCAAAGCCAGTCTGGCAATCATCTTTCCCTCGCACCAAAGCTCGAG GATGATGATGAAGGTGAAAATGAGATGGATCTTTCAAATAGAaggaataataagaagaacaagaagaaaaataacctGCAGAGTGTGAGAGAGGAATTTGAGAAGAAGCAAGCAGAAAAAGAGAAAGCGAGGATGGAGAAAGAGGCACTCATGCAAGCTAAGAAGGAAGAAAGAGCCCGAGCAGAAGCAAAAAGGAAGACTTTGAGAGAGAATATGTTCAAGAGGACACGATCTGGACAGCCTGTTATGAAATACCGAGTCAGTCATCTTCTGGAAGGTATAACTGAAAACTCTTTAAATTAA
- the LOC120273047 gene encoding LOW QUALITY PROTEIN: kinesin-like protein KIN-14O (The sequence of the model RefSeq protein was modified relative to this genomic sequence to represent the inferred CDS: deleted 1 base in 1 codon): MEFQPDFMDVNVVPEQDVERLELEISGLQDEISALRSQQRFLDSKRKEILNRILDIKGSIRVFGRVKPLIQGKNSKKHELVFSEAEKITVTSGTIKKEFCADKVFDQSSTQEDVFLEVEPILRSAIDGHNVCIFAYGQTGTGKTFTMEGTSYQPGIVPRAIEELFHQSSLDKSGSFVFSMSMLEVYLGSLRDLLAQKKCVLNILAGSNGYVEIEGLTDVLIPDVKLAKRLYARGKRARSTSWTNVNEASSRSHCLTRITITRTRDAVKGHEVVSKLWMVDLGGSERLLKTGATGQTMDEGKAINLSLSALGDVIAALKKKHGHIPFRNSKLTQLLSDSLGNGSKVLMIVHVSPCKDDIGETVCSLNFARRVRAVESNREHFNSEIKKQKENAMAKLNQQIREAEEELHKLRNQIERTENLLLEKKKLVEEQKGSPTSPLVIQHIEVVESPKTTERPAGKLHCSSLPHFMTSTTCSRLRQCASGEVNQRMRKSRLGMVHSIDVLGSQSLSYSDSRPKLKPRYFKSKLVTSETDSTKVKDFHCLESSENNSYNSSDLKPSLATRSRRITGSYPNFRATLYQHRRRMSDLT, translated from the exons ATGGAGTTCCAACCTGATTTTATGGATGTTAATGTAGTTCCTGAGCAGGATGTTGAAAGATTGGAGCTTGAAATCTCTGGTCTTCAAG ATGAGATCTCTGCTTTGAGGAGTCAACAGAGGTTTTTGGACAGCAAGAGGAAGGAAATTCTCAACAGGATTTTGGACATTAAAG GAAGCATtagagtttttgggagagtgaAGCCTTTGATTCAAGGGAAGAACAGCAAAAAACATGAGCTTGTGTTTTCAGAAGCTGAGAAGATCACTGTTACATCAGGGACAATCAAGAAGGAATTTTGTGCAGATAAAGTGTTTGATCAAAGCTCAACACAAG AGGATGTGTTTTTAGAAGTTGAACCTATTCTTAGATCAGCAATTGATGGGCATAATGTTTGTATCTTTGCTTATGGTCAGACAGGCACTGGCAAGACTTTCACAATG GAAGGGACTAGTTATCAACCGGGAATTGTTCCTCGCGCAATCGAAGAACTATTTCATCAGTCTTCTCTTGATAAATCAGGATCCTTTGTTTTCTCAATGAGTATGTTGGAGGTTTACTTGGGTAGTCTCAGAGATTTGCTTGCGCAAAAGAAATG TGTTCTCAATATACTTGCGGGCAGTAACGGGTATGTGGAGATCGAAGGACTAACCGATGTACTGATACCTGATGTAAAACTAGCCAAGAGGTTGTATGCGAGGGGGAAGAGAGCTCGATCTACTTCATGGACTAATGTCAATGAGGCCTCGAGCCGATCACACTG CTTAACGAGAATTACAATCACGAGAACGAGAGATGCGGTGAAAGGACATGAGGTGGTTAGTAAACTGTGGATGGTTGATCTTGGAGGAAGTGAGCGTCTACTGAAGACGGGCGCTACCGGGCAGACAATGGATGAGGGAAAGGCGATAAATCTATCTTTATCAGCCCTTGGTGATGTTATCGCCGCACTTAAAAAGAAACACGGTCACATTCCTTttcg GAACAGCAAGCTCACTCAGCTTCTTAGTGATTCCTTAG GTAATGGTTCGAAGGTTTTGATGATTGTGCACGTAAGTCCTTGCAAAGATGATATTGGAGAGACGGTATGCTCTTTGAATTTTGCAAGAAGAGTGAGAGCTGTAGAGTCTAATCGAGAGCATTTCAATTCCGAG ataaagaaacaaaaggagAATGCTATGGCCAAGCTTAATCAGCAGATAAGAGAAGCCGAGGAAGAACTGCATAAACTAAGAAATCAGATTGAGAGAACTGAAAACCTTTTGCTCgaaaaaaagaaacttgttGAAGAACAAAAAGGGTCACCTACAAGTCCTTTGGTAATACAACATATTGAAGTTGTCGAAAGTCCTAAAACAACCGAAAGACCAGCTGGCAAACTACATTGCAGTTCGCTTCCTCATTTCATGACT TCGACAACATGTAGCCGTTTGAGGCAATGTGCATCGGGGGAAGTGAATCAGAGAATGAGGAAGTCTAGACTCGGTATGGTGCATAGTATCGATGTTTTAGGATCTCAGTCTTTGAGTTATTCTGATTCCCGACCGAAATTGAAACCCCGATACTTTAAGAGCAAACTAGTGACTAGTGAAACTGACAGCACGAAGGTTAAAGATTTTCATTGTCTTGAAAGTTCGGAGAACAATAGCTACAACAGCTCCGATTTGAAGCCAAGTTTGGCTACTCGGAGTCGAAGGATCACTGGATCATACCCGAATTTTCGAGCTACATTGTATCAGCACAGAAGGAGAATGTCTGATCTAACTTGA
- the LOC120273646 gene encoding divinyl chlorophyllide a 8-vinyl-reductase, chloroplastic, whose translation MATLSFSILLRPHSSLSSLPPFPPFFSFSPSRPKSSLKSRIFTISNSSPISTSPPLPSFRSKPPSQTTVLVAGATGYIGKFVVRELTSRGFNVISIARRRSGTRGLNGADQTLKLLSGSTVCFSEVTDLAALNLALDDLSLSSIDVVVCCLASRSGGIKDSWAIDYQASINTLLAGRRLGASHFVLLSAICVQKPLLEFQRAKLKFEAELQRMAMESPGFTYSIVRPTAFFKSLGGQVETVKDGKPYVMFGDGKLCACKPISEEDLASFIADCVMDADKACKILPIGGPGQALTPLEQGELLFRLLGKEPNFLKVPIGVMDFVIGVLEFLSKLFPALEDAAEYGKIGRYYAAESMLVLDPETGDYSSEKTPSYGKDTLEEFFERVIREGMAGQELGEQTIF comes from the coding sequence ATGGCGACCCTCTCCTTCTCCATCCTCCTCCGTCCTCACTCCTCTCTCTCTTCCCTCCCTCCTTTCCCCccattcttctccttctcccctTCCCGCCCCAAATCCTCTCTCAAATCCCGCATCTTCACCATCTCCAATTCATCCCCAATCTCAACTTCCCCTCCTCTCCCTTCCTTCCGCTCCAAGCCTCCATCTCAGACCACCGTCCTCGTCGCCGGCGCCACAGGATACATTGGCAAGTTCGTCGTCCGGGAGCTCACCTCCCGGGGCTTCAACGTCATCTCCATCGCTCGCCGCCGAAGCGGCACCCGTGGCCTCAACGGCGCCGATCAAACCCTCAAGCTTCTCTCCGGCTCCACCGTCTGCTTCTCCGAGGTCACTGACCTCGCCGCCCTCAACCTCGCCCTCGATGACCTCTCGCTTTCCTCCATCGACGTCGTCGTCTGCTGCCTCGCTAGTCGCTCCGGCGGCATCAAGGACTCCTGGGCCATCGACTACCAGGCCTCGATAAACACCCTCCTTGCCGGCCGCCGCCTCGGCGCCTCCCACTTCGTCCTTCTCTCCGCCATTTGCGTCCAAAAACCCCTTCTTGAGTTCCAGCGCGCAAAGCTCAAGTTCGAGGCCGAGCTCCAGCGCATGGCCATGGAGTCCCCGGGCTTCACCTACAGCATCGTCCGCCCCACCGCCTTCTTCAAGAGCCTCGGTGGGCAAGTCGAGACGGTGAAGGATGGAAAACCCTATGTCATGTTCGGCGACGGCAAGCTTTGCGCCTGCAAACCCATCAGTGAAGAGGATTTGGCTTCCTTCATTGCCGACTGCGTCATGGATGCTGATAAGGCCTGCAAGATTTTGCCCATTGGGGGTCCTGGGCAGGCATTGACGCCATTGGAGCAAGGGGAGTTGCTTTTCAGGTTGCTTGGCAAAGAGCCAAACTTCTTGAAGGTGCCCATTGGAGTGATGGACTTTGTCATTGGAGTTCTTGAGTTTCTTTCAAAGTTATTCCCTGCATTAGAGGATGCTGCAGAGTATGGTAAGATTGGGAGGTACTATGCTGCCGAGAGTATGCTTGTATTGGATCCGGAGACGGGAGATTATAGTTCGGAGAAGACGCCGAGCTATGGGAAGGATACATTGGAGGAGTTCTTTGAGAGAGTGATCAGAGAAGGCATGGCAGGGCAGGAGTTAGGGGAGCAGACCATCTTCTGA
- the LOC120273114 gene encoding uncharacterized protein LOC120273114, with product MDLDQEALDQSDNEEQPDPETLTGIMREMMLMMRSQRHQHTFGGSRDLLAEFGRHTPPPFEGTTNLTMAESWIRQIERTFRAKQSPEEDKVRLASFMLRGSVALWFESELRIKGEDALRTWEQLKEVFNAKYFPLSRRAQMERQFLNLKKGSMSVEEYEAEFDRLSQFALSLVEDSSSFTKPQ from the coding sequence ATGGACTTGGATCAGGAGGCCCTTGACCAGTCAGATAATGAAGAACAACCGGATCCTGAAACACTGACAGGCATCATGAGGGAGATGATGCTAATGATGCGTAGTCAGCGTCATCAACATACTTTTGGAGGCAGTCGAGACCTACTGGCAGAGTTTGGACGGCATACACCACCACCGTTCGAGGGGACTACGAACTTGACAATGGCAGAGTCCTGGATCAGGCAGATAGAGAGGACTTTCCGGGCTAAGCAGAGCCCAGAGGAAGACAAGGTCAGACTGGCTTCTTTTATGCTTAGAGGCAGTGTAGCTTTGTGGTTTGAGAGTGAACTACGAATCAAAGGTGAGGATGCCCTTAGGACTTGGGAGCAGTTAAAGGAGGTCTTTAATGCGAAGTACTTCCCATTGAGCCGTCGAGCTCAAATGGAGAGGCAATTCTTAAATCTGAAGAAGGGATCTATGTCTGTAGAAGAGTATGAGGCAGAATTCGACCGGCTTTCACAGTTTGCACTGTCATTAGTAGAAGATTCAAGTTCATTCACCAAACCACAATAG